A single Desulfobaculum xiamenense DNA region contains:
- a CDS encoding class I adenylate cyclase, with the protein MTHPEQELPQLVKRLHGLTAHPPPERVRADIAKLMDEAHALFDAAPPEQAQDTRMRMALLLHARAAASEDAELRAFYVGLLPGLGVLAAPLALVLLAEADEESPLPVLTDFPEIFRFELVNRILLDDTAPTVRLRGIALAAVDDLAALPADTLNPLLADMVQHAIPLAFPLADALIHGPYGELLRRTIAAQCRKIESSERPGPELHDVLPAIVALADETIARLIIPLLAVRDPLALKAVLSTLTALSTHADDCLGKALLKPLTHPDQRVRTAALDALISTSPRDAGRILAAFFRRDTALRAAILSRAPLLAKPEAITFLTCQGVRDTAPEPDILRMLIALDTTAARAALSTSDMQDMAVLDMFPPMRPEPRLDAARAVAEFSPAPEQPKEKEPSRRKDKGFLGSLFGGGDTEEALSIQFGGDMVLESEHAGKRLSPIYEGRTLRGASFRGCLIENGTFEDCVFVDADFTDAILIGTRFAGCSFENCTFDRARFFDANLFDLRLSGGHGTNVAFAGCRLSLVDSCGAQLDGLFIGDCTVQTVRLTACDLTRCEIRSTHAGGVEMRHCLAEDATIADSDIICSTFTGTAMPRANITGLHTDSPHLARLRKTSRLRRAAETADSAPAMDKRELSDTTRKAARAVLDAWFEAEALQTASLAFRANNDRRVAWCLGKLGHPQADFFRLAPFFLHTETFERNSAELEPLALACRVSSYVPDYTTIEAARRHFPGASLPPSAPDPVHIEALYTIGSVGTIAQSESSDLDYWVCYDPEDMPEVLVDGLKFKMEAIERWADATFGLEVHFFTMDVTRIQDNNFGVSDAESSGTAQALLLKEEFYRTAVHAAGRIPVWWATPTGADDAAYTAAMRILTTQPWGDMFIDLGNLVDIPAEEFFGASLWQIVKALKSPFKSIMKFGLLEKYIATESDVRSPLLCERLKTNILAGRLGLADTDPYLLLFREVLGHYARAGEKDSVQLVRLSFFLKARVGRALSSQVRPLRREEREMADLFCAPGAMPSGLETGGDWPFQRLVTVGSMVNRFIVRTYMRVRDSQQDRNIAINPEDLTKLGRKIFATFSRRKNKIEHIPFMSLGGSSFRVLHFSAQAKKMGQPGLWEVQGAQEVSDSRRLDLVDLRKGPDLAEHVAWLTANGIYRPGMEVRGDYSISPVSARDLQRLMDRLVEFFPTKATFNTDISEMLKPERIVRAFFALNLVQPREQTAITEVSVIYATNWGELFCRTISVVDTTILDNPIQFLLENVEQEFTQPPEIDFFAPDRSSFPRPHV; encoded by the coding sequence ATGACACATCCGGAACAGGAACTCCCGCAGCTCGTCAAGCGGCTGCACGGCCTGACGGCACATCCGCCGCCGGAGCGCGTGCGCGCCGACATCGCGAAGCTGATGGACGAAGCCCACGCGCTCTTCGACGCGGCCCCGCCGGAACAGGCGCAGGACACGCGCATGCGGATGGCGCTCCTGCTGCATGCCCGCGCCGCCGCCAGCGAGGACGCCGAGCTTCGCGCCTTCTATGTCGGTCTCCTGCCGGGGCTTGGCGTGCTTGCCGCACCACTCGCTCTCGTGCTTCTCGCCGAGGCAGACGAGGAATCCCCACTTCCGGTCCTCACGGACTTCCCGGAAATCTTCCGCTTCGAACTCGTCAACCGCATTCTGCTGGACGACACCGCGCCCACGGTCCGCCTGCGCGGTATTGCGCTTGCGGCAGTGGACGACCTCGCCGCCCTTCCTGCGGATACGCTCAATCCCCTTCTGGCCGATATGGTCCAACATGCCATCCCGCTAGCCTTTCCGCTCGCGGACGCACTGATCCACGGGCCATACGGCGAACTGCTGCGCAGAACCATCGCCGCCCAATGCCGGAAGATCGAGTCCTCCGAACGTCCCGGCCCGGAACTCCACGACGTTCTCCCCGCCATAGTCGCCCTTGCGGACGAAACCATCGCCCGGCTGATCATCCCCCTTCTCGCCGTGCGCGACCCCTTAGCCCTGAAAGCGGTGCTCAGCACGCTCACCGCCCTTTCGACACACGCGGACGACTGCCTCGGCAAGGCCCTGCTCAAGCCGCTGACGCACCCCGACCAGCGCGTCAGGACCGCAGCCCTCGACGCGCTCATCAGCACATCGCCGCGTGACGCCGGGCGGATTCTGGCCGCCTTTTTCCGGCGCGACACGGCGCTTCGCGCCGCCATACTCTCGCGCGCACCGCTCCTCGCCAAGCCCGAGGCCATAACCTTCCTCACCTGTCAGGGCGTGCGGGACACGGCACCCGAGCCGGACATCCTGCGCATGCTGATCGCGCTGGACACAACGGCCGCGCGTGCAGCGTTAAGCACAAGCGACATGCAGGACATGGCGGTACTGGACATGTTTCCCCCCATGCGCCCGGAGCCGCGCCTCGACGCAGCCCGCGCCGTGGCCGAATTCTCCCCCGCCCCGGAGCAACCGAAGGAGAAGGAGCCTTCTCGTCGCAAGGACAAAGGCTTTCTCGGTAGCCTCTTCGGCGGCGGCGATACCGAGGAGGCCCTTTCCATCCAGTTCGGCGGAGACATGGTGCTGGAATCCGAACACGCGGGGAAACGCCTATCCCCCATCTACGAAGGCCGCACCCTGCGCGGGGCGTCCTTCCGGGGGTGCCTGATCGAAAACGGCACGTTCGAGGACTGCGTGTTCGTGGACGCCGATTTCACGGACGCCATTCTCATCGGCACACGCTTCGCGGGGTGCTCCTTCGAAAATTGCACCTTCGACCGCGCCCGATTCTTCGACGCCAATCTCTTCGACCTACGCCTGAGCGGCGGGCATGGCACGAACGTGGCCTTCGCGGGATGCCGCCTCTCCCTCGTCGATTCGTGCGGCGCGCAACTCGACGGACTGTTCATCGGCGACTGCACGGTGCAGACGGTGCGCCTCACGGCCTGCGACCTCACGCGCTGCGAAATCAGGAGCACGCACGCCGGTGGCGTGGAAATGCGCCACTGCCTCGCCGAGGACGCGACCATCGCGGATTCGGACATCATCTGCTCGACGTTCACGGGAACCGCCATGCCCCGTGCGAACATCACCGGACTGCACACGGACTCGCCCCATCTGGCGCGCCTGCGGAAAACCTCCAGACTCCGCCGCGCCGCAGAGACCGCCGACTCAGCTCCAGCCATGGACAAGCGTGAGCTTTCCGATACGACCCGCAAGGCCGCACGGGCGGTGCTCGACGCATGGTTCGAGGCCGAGGCCCTCCAGACCGCCTCCCTCGCCTTCCGCGCCAACAACGACCGACGCGTGGCCTGGTGTCTCGGCAAACTCGGGCATCCGCAGGCAGACTTCTTCCGCCTCGCCCCGTTCTTCCTGCATACGGAGACCTTCGAGCGCAACAGCGCGGAACTCGAACCGCTGGCGCTGGCCTGCCGCGTCTCCTCCTACGTGCCGGACTACACCACCATCGAGGCCGCCCGCCGCCATTTCCCCGGCGCGTCGCTCCCGCCTTCGGCACCGGACCCGGTCCACATCGAGGCGCTGTACACCATCGGCAGCGTGGGGACCATCGCCCAATCCGAAAGCTCGGACCTCGACTACTGGGTCTGCTACGACCCCGAGGACATGCCCGAGGTGCTCGTGGACGGGCTGAAATTCAAGATGGAGGCCATAGAACGCTGGGCAGACGCAACTTTTGGCCTCGAAGTCCACTTCTTCACCATGGACGTCACGCGCATACAGGACAACAACTTCGGCGTGAGCGACGCGGAAAGCTCGGGCACGGCGCAGGCGCTGCTGCTCAAGGAAGAATTCTACCGTACCGCCGTGCATGCCGCCGGGCGCATCCCCGTGTGGTGGGCCACACCCACTGGCGCGGACGACGCGGCCTACACCGCGGCCATGCGCATCCTCACGACACAGCCATGGGGCGACATGTTCATCGACCTCGGCAATCTGGTGGACATCCCCGCCGAGGAATTCTTCGGCGCGTCCCTGTGGCAGATCGTCAAGGCGCTGAAAAGCCCCTTCAAGTCGATCATGAAATTCGGCCTGCTGGAAAAATACATCGCCACGGAATCGGACGTACGCAGCCCCCTGCTCTGCGAACGGCTCAAGACCAACATCCTCGCCGGACGTCTCGGCCTCGCGGACACGGACCCGTACCTACTGCTCTTCCGGGAGGTGCTCGGGCACTACGCCCGGGCGGGCGAGAAGGATTCCGTGCAACTGGTGCGGCTGTCGTTCTTCCTCAAGGCCCGCGTAGGACGAGCGCTCTCGTCGCAGGTCCGTCCGCTTCGCCGCGAGGAACGCGAGATGGCCGACCTCTTCTGCGCACCGGGAGCCATGCCGTCGGGCCTCGAAACGGGCGGGGACTGGCCCTTCCAGAGGCTGGTCACAGTGGGGTCCATGGTCAACAGATTCATCGTGCGCACCTACATGCGCGTGCGCGACAGCCAGCAGGACCGCAACATCGCCATCAATCCGGAGGATCTCACCAAGCTCGGCCGCAAGATTTTCGCCACGTTCTCGCGCCGCAAGAACAAAATCGAGCACATTCCGTTCATGTCGCTCGGCGGCTCGTCCTTCCGCGTGCTGCACTTCTCCGCGCAGGCAAAGAAAATGGGTCAGCCCGGACTGTGGGAGGTGCAGGGCGCGCAGGAGGTTTCCGACTCCCGACGGCTGGATCTCGTGGACCTGCGCAAGGGGCCGGACCTCGCCGAGCACGTGGCGTGGCTCACCGCCAACGGCATCTACCGTCCGGGGATGGAGGTGCGCGGCGACTACTCCATCTCTCCCGTCTCCGCGCGCGATCTCCAGCGGCTGATGGACCGCCTCGTCGAATTCTTCCCGACCAAGGCCACCTTCAACACCGACATCTCCGAGATGCTCAAACCGGAACGCATCGTGCGGGCCTTCTTCGCGCTCAATCTCGTCCAACCGCGCGAGCAGACCGCCATCACCGAGGTTTCGGTCATCTACGCCACGAACTGGGGCGAACTGTTCTGTCGCACCATCTCCGTGGTCGACACCACCATCCTCGACAACCCCATCCAGTTCCTGCTGGAAAACGTGGAGCAGGAATTCACGCAGCCGCCGGAAATCGACTTCTTCGCACCGGACCGCAGCTCCTTCCCCCGCCCCCACGTCTGA
- the gpmA gene encoding 2,3-diphosphoglycerate-dependent phosphoglycerate mutase yields the protein MHRLVLVRHGQSEWNLENRFTGWTDVSLTPEGAAEAGRGAMLLQEQGFAFDICYTSLLKRAIETLWIIQREMDLMWLPTRKSWRLNERHYGALQGLNKAETARKYGDDQVFTWRRSYDVPPPALDADDPRHPSRDPRYADVPVSVLPSSESLALTVDRVLPLWHDQMAPDVMASRRVLVVAHGNSLRALVKYLDGLSSEEIMGLNIPTGIPLVYELDDALVPVRHYYLGDPEAAARAAQAVANQAKG from the coding sequence ATGCACAGACTTGTGCTCGTCCGCCACGGTCAGAGCGAGTGGAACCTCGAAAACCGCTTCACGGGCTGGACCGACGTCAGCCTCACGCCCGAGGGCGCGGCCGAGGCGGGCCGTGGCGCCATGCTGCTTCAGGAGCAGGGCTTCGCGTTCGACATCTGCTACACCTCCCTGCTCAAACGCGCAATAGAAACTCTCTGGATCATCCAGCGCGAAATGGATCTCATGTGGCTTCCCACCCGCAAATCGTGGCGTCTGAACGAACGCCACTATGGTGCCCTGCAGGGGCTGAACAAGGCCGAAACGGCCCGCAAATACGGCGACGATCAGGTCTTCACATGGCGCAGAAGCTACGACGTCCCTCCGCCCGCCCTCGATGCCGACGATCCCCGGCATCCCTCGCGCGACCCGCGCTACGCCGATGTTCCCGTTTCCGTCCTGCCCTCGTCGGAAAGTCTCGCTCTCACGGTGGACAGGGTGCTCCCGCTCTGGCATGACCAAATGGCCCCGGATGTGATGGCCAGTCGACGCGTGCTTGTGGTTGCACACGGCAACAGCCTGCGCGCTCTGGTCAAATATCTCGACGGGCTTTCGAGCGAGGAAATCATGGGGCTCAACATTCCCACCGGCATCCCGCTCGTCTACGAACTGGACGACGCACTCGTCCCCGTCAGGCACTACTATCTCGGCGACCCGGAGGCCGCGGCAAGGGCCGCGCAGGCCGTGGCCAATCAGGCCAAGGGCTAG
- the rpmE gene encoding 50S ribosomal protein L31, producing MKNDIHPKIYKAKVRCACGNEIELLTSKGEEMSVEICSSCHPFFTGKQRFVDTAGRIDRFRKKYAKFGAGKEN from the coding sequence ATGAAGAATGATATCCATCCGAAGATTTACAAGGCGAAGGTCCGCTGCGCCTGTGGCAACGAGATTGAACTCCTTACCAGCAAGGGCGAAGAGATGTCCGTGGAAATTTGTTCCAGCTGCCATCCCTTCTTCACCGGCAAGCAGCGCTTTGTCGACACCGCTGGCCGCATCGATCGCTTCCGCAAGAAGTATGCGAAGTTCGGCGCGGGCAAGGAAAACTAG
- a CDS encoding DUF1385 domain-containing protein encodes MRAAQTVGGQAVVEGVMMRNKDRLAIAVRKPDGSIILETRPWFTLLRSDWMRKPFVRGTFVLIETLVNGIKALNFSAQAAMEDEGEEEVKPWQLALTVAVSIALALGLFVVLPHLFTLGIQALGLGGGTESLSFHVWDGLFKLLVFAGYIGSISLIPDIRRVFQYHGAEHKTIWAFEEGCELTPEAARSFSRLHPRCGTAFLLFVLSLSIVLHAVLIPALLALYTPEGAVVKQAYVVFAKFFMMIPVSAVAYELIKYTGTNVEARLCRVLCWPGLMMQYLTTGEPDDSQLEVAIAALKGAVD; translated from the coding sequence ATGCGTGCGGCGCAGACCGTCGGCGGACAGGCCGTCGTCGAAGGCGTCATGATGCGCAACAAGGACCGGCTGGCCATTGCCGTGCGCAAGCCCGACGGTTCCATCATCCTCGAAACCCGTCCCTGGTTCACGCTCCTGCGGTCCGACTGGATGCGCAAGCCATTCGTGCGCGGGACCTTCGTTCTCATCGAAACCCTCGTCAACGGCATAAAGGCCCTCAACTTCTCCGCGCAGGCCGCGATGGAGGACGAGGGCGAGGAAGAGGTCAAGCCCTGGCAGCTCGCGCTGACCGTGGCTGTGTCCATCGCGCTGGCCCTCGGGCTGTTCGTGGTGCTTCCTCATCTGTTCACGCTGGGCATTCAGGCCCTTGGACTTGGCGGCGGCACCGAGTCGCTGAGCTTCCACGTCTGGGACGGCCTGTTCAAGCTTCTCGTCTTTGCCGGCTACATCGGGTCCATTTCCCTGATTCCGGACATCCGCAGGGTGTTCCAGTACCACGGTGCCGAGCACAAGACCATTTGGGCCTTCGAAGAGGGATGTGAACTGACGCCCGAGGCCGCCCGTTCGTTTAGCAGGCTGCATCCCCGTTGCGGAACGGCATTTCTGCTGTTCGTGCTTTCCCTGTCCATCGTCCTGCACGCGGTACTCATTCCGGCCCTGCTGGCCCTGTACACGCCCGAGGGGGCGGTGGTGAAGCAGGCCTATGTCGTCTTCGCCAAGTTCTTCATGATGATTCCCGTAAGCGCCGTGGCCTACGAGCTCATCAAGTACACGGGAACCAATGTCGAAGCCCGGCTGTGCCGGGTGCTGTGCTGGCCGGGACTCATGATGCAGTATCTGACCACCGGCGAGCCGGACGATTCCCAGCTCGAAGTGGCCATTGCCGCGCTCAAGGGCGCAGTCGATTAA
- the prfA gene encoding peptide chain release factor 1, with translation MFAKLDSIERKFEELELELSSPEVFNDQERYRKLTKTHSDLGEIVKVYREYRKLEENLRDNREMLHDADADIRDMARAEIEEIEERLPELERELQILLLPKDPLDEKNIILEIRAGTGGEEAGLFAADLFRMYMRYAERNGWRTEMMSASDTGTGGYKEVIASVSGDHVYSRLKFESGIHRVQRVPATESQGRIHTSAVTVAIMPEAEEVEVDIAPEDLRIDVYRSSGPGGQSVNTTDSAIRVTHLPTGLVVTCQDEKSQHKNKAKAIKVLRSRLFQLEQDRVHQEQADARRAQVGTGDRSGRIRTYNFPQSRVTDHRINLTLYRLDEVLQGEMGELVDALVSHYQAEALKQQAEEA, from the coding sequence ATGTTTGCCAAGCTTGACAGCATAGAACGCAAATTCGAGGAACTCGAATTAGAGCTTTCCTCTCCAGAAGTATTCAATGATCAGGAGCGCTACCGCAAGCTGACCAAGACCCACTCCGATCTCGGCGAGATCGTGAAGGTCTATCGCGAGTATCGCAAGCTTGAGGAGAATCTGCGCGACAACCGCGAGATGCTCCACGACGCCGACGCCGACATCCGCGACATGGCCCGTGCCGAGATCGAGGAGATCGAGGAGCGGCTGCCCGAACTGGAGCGCGAACTGCAGATTCTGCTTCTGCCCAAGGATCCGCTGGACGAGAAGAACATCATTCTCGAAATCCGCGCGGGTACGGGCGGCGAGGAAGCCGGTCTGTTCGCGGCCGATCTCTTCCGCATGTACATGCGCTACGCCGAGCGCAACGGCTGGCGCACCGAGATGATGAGCGCCAGCGATACCGGCACCGGCGGATACAAGGAAGTCATCGCTTCCGTGTCCGGCGACCACGTGTACAGCCGCCTCAAGTTCGAGTCCGGCATCCATCGTGTGCAGCGCGTTCCGGCCACCGAGTCGCAGGGCCGTATCCACACCTCCGCCGTTACCGTGGCCATCATGCCCGAGGCCGAGGAAGTCGAGGTGGACATCGCTCCCGAAGATCTGCGCATCGACGTGTACCGGTCCTCCGGTCCTGGCGGCCAGAGCGTTAACACCACGGACTCCGCCATTCGCGTCACCCATCTGCCCACCGGCCTCGTGGTGACCTGCCAGGACGAGAAGTCCCAGCACAAGAACAAGGCCAAGGCCATCAAGGTGCTGCGGTCCCGCCTGTTCCAGCTGGAGCAGGACCGTGTGCATCAGGAGCAGGCCGACGCCCGCCGCGCGCAGGTGGGTACGGGCGACCGTTCCGGCCGCATCCGCACCTACAACTTCCCGCAGAGCCGCGTGACCGACCACCGCATCAACCTCACCCTGTACCGGCTCGACGAGGTGTTGCAGGGCGAGATGGGTGAACTGGTGGACGCCCTCGTCAGCCATTATCAGGCCGAGGCGCTCAAGCAGCAGGCGGAAGAGGCGTGA
- the prmC gene encoding peptide chain release factor N(5)-glutamine methyltransferase, whose amino-acid sequence MSHTRTLRDLVNECRVELERQGVDSPALSAEILAAHALGMRRLDIVVHANRELSAEQVAAVRALVSRRAAGEPVAYILGEKEFYGLDFAVSPAVLVPRPETELIVEEVERLFSPCDAFTFADFGTGSGCLAVTIASLFPKARGIAVDMSAVALAVAAANARRHGVADRLCFVRADFGRAVVADGSLDLIVANPPYVSAAEYAEVSREVADHEPHSALVPAVGEGVLSNGLESVRALAPRAAVALRPGGHLLMEFGWKQGVAVRDILLSPEGGAFSRAEVRTDLAGLDRYVLADTAE is encoded by the coding sequence GTGAGCCATACCCGAACGCTGCGCGACCTTGTCAACGAGTGTCGCGTCGAGCTTGAACGGCAGGGGGTGGATAGCCCCGCACTGTCGGCTGAAATTCTGGCGGCGCATGCCTTGGGCATGCGCCGCCTTGACATTGTGGTCCATGCGAATCGCGAACTTTCCGCCGAGCAGGTGGCGGCCGTGCGTGCCCTTGTGAGCCGTCGCGCCGCCGGGGAGCCCGTGGCCTACATCCTCGGCGAAAAGGAATTCTACGGACTGGACTTCGCCGTTTCGCCCGCCGTGCTCGTTCCGCGTCCGGAGACGGAACTCATCGTGGAGGAGGTCGAGCGCCTCTTTTCGCCTTGTGACGCCTTCACCTTCGCGGATTTCGGCACCGGCAGCGGTTGCCTTGCCGTAACCATCGCCTCGCTCTTTCCGAAGGCGCGGGGCATCGCCGTGGACATGAGCGCCGTCGCGCTGGCCGTTGCCGCCGCCAATGCCCGGCGTCATGGCGTGGCCGACAGGTTGTGCTTCGTGCGGGCCGATTTCGGTCGGGCCGTGGTAGCGGACGGAAGTCTCGATCTCATAGTCGCCAATCCGCCCTACGTGAGCGCCGCCGAATACGCAGAGGTCAGCCGCGAGGTTGCGGACCACGAGCCGCACTCGGCCCTTGTCCCGGCTGTGGGGGAGGGCGTCCTGTCCAACGGACTGGAGAGCGTGCGCGCCCTTGCGCCACGGGCCGCCGTCGCGCTGCGGCCCGGTGGGCATCTGCTCATGGAATTCGGCTGGAAGCAGGGCGTGGCCGTGCGGGACATCCTGCTCTCGCCCGAGGGCGGTGCCTTCTCGCGCGCCGAGGTGCGCACCGATCTCGCCGGGTTGGATCGCTATGTTCTGGCGGACACGGCCGAGTGA